A single Perca flavescens isolate YP-PL-M2 chromosome 2, PFLA_1.0, whole genome shotgun sequence DNA region contains:
- the LOC114545724 gene encoding B-cell receptor CD22-like, which translates to MDGETSSSLRVSVEGNNSYSCAVTGYEDYRSPPVYGPKLPSVSVSPSAEIVEGNSVTLTCSSDANPAANYTWYKENEDNPLSEGPQLVFSSIQSSDSGQYFCTAENMLGRRTSRSISIDVKYGPKLTSVSVSPSAEIVEGSSVTLTCSSDANPAANYTWYKENVYNPLSEGPQLVFSSIQSSDSGQYTCRARNSLGPNTSKPISIKVKYAPKLPSTSVSPSGEIEEGSSVTLTCHSNAYPAANYTWYKKNGNPELQPLSENTPLVFRSIQSSDSGEYYCTAENELGRRTSRSISIDVKYGPKITSVSVSPSGEIMEGSSVTLNCSSDANPAANYTWYKENEDSPKASGQIFTITDVRPEHSGNYYCEAQNSRGRQNSTLHLIV; encoded by the exons ATGGATGGAGAAACATCTTCTTCTCTCAGAGTCTCTGTTGAAGGTAACAACAGCTATTCCTGTGCTGTTACAGGATATGAAGATTACCGCTCTCCTCCAGTGT ATGGTCCAAAGCTTccctctgtgtcagtgagtcCCTCTGCTGAGATAGTGGAGGGCAATTCAGTGACTCTGACCTGTAGCAGTGATGCTAACCCAGCAGCTAACTACACCTGGTACAAGGAGAATGAAGACAACCCTCTCAGTGAAGGACCACAGCTCGTCTTCAGCTCCATCCAGTCCTCTGACTCGGGACAGTATTTCTGTACAGCTGAGAACATGTTGGGCAGGAGGACATCTAGATCCATCTCTATTGATGTGAAAT ATGGTCCAAAGCTTAcctctgtgtcagtgagtcCCTCTGCTGAGATAGTGGAGGGCAGTTCAGTGACTCTGACCTGTAGCAGTGATGCTAACCCAGCAGCTAACTACACCTGGTACAAGGAGAATGTATACAACCCTCTCAGTGAAGGACCACAGCTCGTCTTCAGCTCCATCCAGTCCTCTGACTCTGGACAATATACATGTAGAGCTAGGAACAGCCTGGGGCCTAACACATCCAAACCCATTTCTATTAAAGTGAAAT ATGCTCCAAAGCTTCCCTCTACGTCAGTGAGTCCCTCTGGTGAAATTGAGGAGGGCAGTTCAGTGACTCTGACCTGTCACAGTAATGCTTATCCAGCAGCTAACTACACCTGGTACAAGAAGAATGGAAATCCAGAACTTCAACCTCTCAGTGAAAATACACCGCTTGTCTTCCGCTCCATCCAGTCCTCTGACTCTGGAGAGTATTACTGTACAGCTGAGAATGAGCTGGGGAGGAGGACATCTAGATCTATCTCTATTGATGTGAAAT ATGGTCCAAAGATTAcctctgtgtcagtgagtcCCTCTGGTGAAATCATGGAGGGCAGTTCAGTGACTCTGAACTGTAGCAGCGATGCTAATCCAGCAGCTAACTACACCTGGTACAAGGAGAATGAAGACTCACCAAAAGCATCAGGACAGATCTTCACCATCACTGATGTTAGACCTGAACACAGTGGGAATTATTACTGTGAAGCCCAGAACAGCAGAGGACGTCAGAACTCCACCTTACATCTGATTGTTTGA